The DNA segment TATGTCATGCTCTATGGAGTTGTAATGGGACAAGTGATGTTTGGGCGTGTGAAAAGAGCCCAGTGCAGAAATGGCAAAGTAGTGAAAGAGATTTCTTGACTTATGGTCTGACTGGTTCTCCAAATTGCCTCTAGATCAGTTAGAAGTAATGGCTGTGGTATTGAGGGGAATCTGGTTAAGAAGAAATGGCTTGGTTTTTGAAAATAGATTCGAAGCACCTAATGCAATCTTTAACAAAGCTGTGGAATGTTTGTCTGAGTATCAATTGGCACAGGTTAAGCAAGGTCAAGCAAAGGATACTGGAGGAGTTCAGAGCAATAAATGTCATTATTGGAAGTTACCAATGGGTGATGCAGTGAAggtaaattgggatgcagccTTCAAGACCAGTGAAAACAGAGGTGGGATTGGGGTAGTTGCTAGAGACAGCTATGGAAAGGTATTAGTTTCCCTGTGCTATCCCAGAAAACATGTTGCAGATCCTTTTATAACAGAAGTTTTTGCTCTATGGACGGCTATGAAGTTGTGTGAAGAGCTACAATTCCGAAAGGTGCAACTAGAAGGTGATGCATTATCTGTTGTTAAACCTGTTAACAGTTTAGAAGAGAATTGGGAATGGCATGGTCAAATGATTGAGGATCTAAAAGCTGTTCTGCACAATAGAGGGAGCTGGAAAGTAGTACATGTAAAGAGATCTTGTAATGGTGTTGCTCATAGTCTTGCAAAGTTAGCTCTAAATGTAAGTGAAGAGTTAGTATGGATGGAAGATCATCCTAGGGAAGTTCTGGAAAATGTTGTTTTTGATAAACACTGTAATTTGGTCAATACATGAATATAAAATGCaggtttcctttcaaaaaaaaagaatgaagtaAATCAAGGAACCAACGTAtctgttttgtttgaaattgaGGTAAAAAAATGCGATTTACTGTTCCTTTGCATGTATACATTTCAACGTGCAACTATTTCTTGAAACTAAAACGTTATACATTACATGTTGAAAGTAATACGTTATACATTACATGTTCATCCCACACCAAACTGAGGCTACCAACTTTTGAAccttcttttttaacaaaagcaATAATCAATCCAAATGTTGATGATAAGAGTTCAAAAGAATAAGATAATTCGGGAATTACGAATCTATGAAGctcaaaaattacaaacaccaaataaaataaaatgcaaaggTACTTCTCCAAACCTAGTCCAGAGGCGAATATAGGAGGAGCTCATCCGCTGGCTGCTGCTGTCCTGTGGCTGGTGGCGTCGCCACCGTATTGTTTTGAGAAGGGAAAAGGTTCCCCAGATAAttatcttcttcccttttgTCGATCTTTAAAaggggatatatatataatatatatatatatatttatatggctGGTGGCTTAGAATTTTACATGGTAGTTGTGGCAACTCGTTCCTTGTGGTCACCAAAGATACGTTTCCGGAAGTCTGAGACCATTAGAGGAAGGCCCTTGCGAAGTTCCACCTTTGGTTGCCAACCAAGTAGCTCTTTAGCCTTTGTAATATCAGGCTTCCTCTTGTGGGGGTCATCCTCTGTGTTTGCCCTGTACTCTATCTTTGCATCTGGGTCAATTGTTTCCTGGACCACCTGCTCCAACAACAAGCAGTAGAGCtcaatgcatgaatgtatttatttattattgaaagGCTAATGCAGGTAAATCGACATTATCTATCGTCTTTACTTCCTCGCAAaccaaccaaaaagaaaaaggcaaaaacAATTGACCTCACAGTTCCAGTCATTTTATGGCACCACATCTCATATTCCACAggcaagtaattttttttaaatatattatgtatgtatgtatgcttcACAAGCGAGTTAAAGTAAACCTCTATGAAAAGCAAGTTTTACATTGACAATTGCATCTCCGGTTATACATTTTTAAGCAGAAATCATTATTCCTGCCACTCACAGAACTCTACCTAGCTGCCTTCGTATTATTCATCATGCCTAATTACATACTGatcaggaaaagaaaataacttgAATCATACATGGATATTATCCAGAAGAGCAATAAACTTACACGAGCAAGTTCGAGCATGGTGAATTCACCCGGATTTCCGAGATTGAAGGGTCCAACATGTTCTCCTTCCATAAGTCGGATCAGACCCTCCACCTGCAGTGGCACGCCGCACACATCAAATCACACCACTTTTATTATCTTGAGCAGCAGTTACTAAACTGAAATTGCAATTTTACCATAAAAACCACCCCAAAAAGGGAAAACCAAATGCAAAAtagaaatcttattaaaaatatcaaagtttgttttacaacaaaatttttttcatccaCACCAATCCCTGTCACAGAGGGAGGGCCTAGAATGGGATACACCTCCTGAGAGAGTGCTGTAGAAGCAACCATTACTGGTATGAAATAGGACCTACCCCTTTCCCCGTTGGAGAGAGAAGCCTATCCCAGATTTGTTAATAAAGTAACTAATAAGTATTCTAGTCAATGGTTTAACGCTATTTAGCATAAAATATGAACTTCCGTACGAGCAATTAAATGTTGACAGAAACATAGGGATCTTTCTCCTGTTTATTACTACTCGCTTTGCTTTACAGTTTGGAAAGAAATTCCAATGCTTTGATAGGGAAAATTGACTTGGCATTCTAGACCATGTTTCGTATCCCGATGGGGAATTTAAAATGACTCGCTTACTTTAAGCTTTCAAAATGGCTCTTTTCAGCAACACCGTTTGGACCCTTTACCACAAGGCATTACATTTGACATTTTGAGCAGTATGAAACTTTACTTAATGCTCAACACAGGCCCCAGTAAGTAACAAATTCAGTCTACTTTCTAAGGCGTGtaccaaacaaaatttttctGTGAACAAACAATAATATAGGCTCCACGATGGCCATTGGTTTACCAGTAGACTGACTGTACAAAACTTCCAACTGAGGCACCAAATTTCCCTAAATTGGTTTATTGAAACTGTAAAAGTAATCAGTAGATAGTAGCCTAAGATATGCACGATGGCAAGCTTTCGTGTCAAATAGCAGCTACAAACAAGCATAAAGCAGTTGCATTCTGCCAGAAGAAACTTCCATGTTTAAGTTAAAAACAATGAAGTAAAACTCGACATAAGAAACAATTTGAGGTTACACAAAAAGCATATTAGAAGCAACATggaatagaaaaaggaaaaaaaaaagaagcactGAATTTCTTATACCGGTGCCACCAAACAAAGAATAAACAACCACCCCCTTTTCAGGGCAAAAAAACACACAGTTTCAAACATGGTGAGTAAACAAAGATTCTTTTCACTAACCAGGTCAGATACATATTGGAAACTCCTTGTCTGATTCCCATCGCCATAAACAGTCAAAGGCTCCTTCCTCAATGCCTACATAATCAATTGCTAAAATCATCATTAACAGACTAATAATGAAAGACAAaacagctagctagctcatATTTCccattaaaacaaaaacaaagaccaGAACCAAGAAAGATTCCGCGACCTACCTGTGCAACAAAATTGCTAACAACACGACCATCATCTATGCACATTCTAGGCCCATAGGTGTTAAATATTCTCGCAATCCTCACCTGCAAATACAATGCTCTCACGTAAGAGCGTGGTCCACACACTTTCTCAGATCACCAACAGAAAAATTACAatgagagagggagaaagagagaaggtACTGACCTCGACGTTTGCACCTCTGTGGTAGTCCATGGTCAACGTTTCAGCCGTACGCTTTCCCTCATCGTAACAACTTCTAACACCTGTCGCGACATTCAGATTCCCCAACAAAAGTTTCGtcagatatttatatatacatatatgtatatatataattttcctgTATGTATATAAAGCTGAAATCCATACGCAGCTACGCTTCCTTCAGGATTACAAGCCTCCAACTCTAGTCTCTACCTACTTTTACTGCTATTAACCCATCGAtcagaaaaatcaaatacaagatGCAATGTAAACCGTTGGATGACAGACCCAGAAATCACGGATTACTTTGTTTTGCAGTCACAAAGAGTCCCACCAACAATGCCACGTGGCATAGACTTACCAAACATTGCAAACAATGACAACTGGATTCTACCCCACTCCTTGGTCCGAGCGCAAATTAGACCAAAACCTCAAAACAATGCTAAGGTTCACCGTCTCGGCAGACCCGAAACGACGCTCGCCGGAATATCTCTAATCGCTGGGTCGTTTAAATCCAGTTGTCGCTTGCGAgtttaaaaaaaagggaaagaaatatggaaatgtgaACACACCGATGGGATTGACGTTTCCCCAGTACGTTTCGACCTGAGGGTGTTGCAGGGGATCTCCGTACACCTCACTTGTACTCGTAAGCAAAAATCGCGCACCGACCCTCTTAGCCAGGCCCAGCATGTTCAGAGTTCCCACCACATTGGTCTTGTGACATCCCACGAAAACCACGATTAAGGATACACAGAAGACAAAGACAGTAACAGTAATAGTACGAGCGTTTATCAGAATTGTTTAATTCAATAGAAAAGGATATGATGGTCTTGACGGGGTTGAACTTGTAGTGGACGGGGGAGGCGGGGCAGGCGAGATGGTAGATCTGGTCGACTTCCAGCAACAGAGGTTCCACGACGTCGTGTCTGATGAGTTCGAACCTGGGGTTCCCGAAGTGATGCATCAAGTTCTCCTTCCTCCCGGTGAAGAAATTGTCGACGACGATCACGCTGTCCCCTCGTTCGATCAAACGGTCCACAAGGTGGGAACCGACGAACCCGGCCCCACCCGTAACCACAATCCGGAGCCCCTTTCGTTTCAGCCCCAGCGGGAGCTTCCCGACGGAATTGCGCATATGGAAGGCGGAGCTGCGCTCGTATAGGGCAGGTTTGTGATGGGGCAGTCGGTTCGGATCCCAGTCGAAGTGCGTTTCGTGGATCGGAACGTATCCGTTTCTGTACAATACGCGGGATGATGAGGAGGAGGGTAGGAGTGTGAAAACGAGGGTTGCTATAGCAATGCCGACAAGGATGAAGACAAGCCGTTGCTCCCGGAGCATGTATCGAATCAGGCGCGTCACGGAGAGCCATGGCTTCCGTGGCTTCGGTGAGTACATGTCCGACACGGGTTGGCTCTCGTGCCCTCTGAAAATCAACTCCGAAcccatcttcttctccttcataaAGAGTGGCTCACGAGTTAATTCGCCGGGGAAAGAAGAAGTCGTCGCTCCGGCGGGGGTGAGATTTTCGGGCGATCAGGACTTGTGCGTGGGGTTTTGGGATTTAAGCTGTAGGGAGTTGCTATGGAATATGGAGTCCAGTCGTGTCCCGGAACTTGGGTCGGATGTTCAGCTGAGTCCAGTTGATTATAAATAAGTGATGAGTTGAGTTAATAGGTCACGtcatttaaaatgaatttaaatgtatttaaatattaagttaagtttaaaattatttataaaaaattgaataaaatcgTAGATTTTATgaactaaaaaatattaaattaaaaaatattataattttacgtataaagagattttaaattaagataaatttaataatttaaaaattaaatatttaaatattaaatttaacttaaaattaaattgaattcaATTGAGTGACTTGAATCTATAACCAAACGAGCCCTAAGCCAGCCGGGTAGCCTATGATCTAGTACTTGATATGGTTTGATAGGTAAGACAGTTGTCATTAGGTTTATTATATGCTTGAAATTAATTTCATCATTGGTTTACATAGAGAAAGCAATTGTATCCGTGTTAATCAAATCCCAATAAGTGTTtacatttttatgaaaaattataagtcATTCTAAACTCTGATGATGATAGAAAATTATTTGTTatgttttaatcatttaatgcaAATCAAGATATGTTGAACATATATTGATAAAActgataataaatagaattttttatttaaattatataaatttataattacatagGATTATATAATAAGTCGGGAATACCACTTATTCGATCTATCTAataattaatcaattttttacaatttttcaaaataatttgttGGGATTTAAGATGTTGAACTGTGGGGTCCAAATGCTAGCTAGGTAGATAAGTTTTTATAacattataaataaaaacaatgttGATTGATAGAGttttccaattaaaaaaaaaaacacaacaaatTTGAGGAAAGTTCAAATCATGTGGCCaaatagatatattattataacGTAAGGGTTGAGGTGGTTGGGAAGGGGGGGCACCCAGTGTAAATAAATAGAAACATAAAATCTCAAAGGTATCATTTTATTGGTAATGTGGATGTTGAAAATCCTCCTTCAATAATGGAGTTTCCAAACTTGTGTTACACGTATTATATGGTACGAAATCTGTGGgattgaattaaaaatattaaaaacatgaCCAAATATTGAGAACATAGAAaaagatctatatatataaatatatatatatatatatatatatatataatgaatcaCCATCAAGGATTGCGTTGAATGGTTAAAATTTAACGGCGTCGCCAATTGAGATCAGTGGAGGTTGATGTCTTGGAAAAGTATTATGGGGATGCTGGGAAATTGAGATGAGACAAAGAATATGTGAATATTATTAAGGTagtttgaattaatatattttattaagttttggtaaaggttaaagaaaaaataaataaaaatattataaaattaaaatattattagaatatagatttttaagaataattttattttaaatttgaaaaaattgaattattttttgtatcttgtctgaaagtttgagaaatttataataattaaataatgattagacgaaaaagttaaaattttaaaattgaaaaatgtttgtttaagtgatatttatgAAGGAAATGAGATTAAGAGAAaatttaagatgagatgagattaaataatCTTTATTTCAAAACAACCCCTTAACCACAAAAAGATTCCACAAAAATAAACCTATACACTAACGTgacatgatatattatattagattgtaaaattgtttttattataaaataaatttaaaatattatataaaataatatcaatttataaatttatatttgtaaGCATGTTTTATGATTGTACAACTTCTCTTTTATCTCAGAGctttttgtactttttattGTTGACATCGATTTTTTATCGTAGAAATTAATAGTGGTCAAATGGCTAGAAGGTGGTAGAGACGAAAGAATTGCAATATCATAAATGAAAATTCCGTACATCACATTAATATCttattttcatctcactatataaaatatgatatatttatcattattaaattattctttattattcaatagtgataaatatgtcatatcttaAATAATAGGATGAAAGTAAGATGATAGTAtggtatatagtattattcaattataaatatgagaaaataaaataaataaataaataaagtgaagACTTATGTAAATTAGGAGTTTGGGCTTGATACAAGTATAGAGTGGATAAATCTTGTAaggaatttttgaaaataaaaatttagtaactaaaaactcatttttttcatgtgtTTCACTTTTATGTCAAAATGATTGCACTAAATTTACAAATCTCAAGactatacaaattattttttaaaaaatgaaacatTCAATTTGGTTCGTTGATGGTACGCTTATCATACACTTAATTAACTGACCATGATAAGATTGAGAGAATGAGACTTGGCCAATGTTTGTCATATCTGATCTTTTAGAGCTAATCCCTATCATTTATATCAACATAAGAAGAAATGCAACGTTTtatatttaaggaaaaaaattaataatatggtAAGTGGTgataacaaataataatgatatgatTCAATCTTAAGGGATGGCCTAATGTTTTCCTTTTTGCTTCCTTATTgtttattaaaataagataagagttCGCTTCTCAGTTGTTTGTCTGTAGAGGTTGAATATCTATTTAGACAAAAAGTGTTATCTTTTGAATATTTGTCTGTATAGATCACCAATAGTGAAGACCAGACCAATCGTAAAAAGAAATAGTGTACTGGTAGAGCTCCAAATgtattattttggtttatgatATCGTGTTTGATATCAAAATATCCTAAAATGTATCCGATCAtgaatataagtttttttaaagaatgaatgatgacaatttcttttaaaaaaaaaaaggagggatGACGTAATGGTTTTGGGGCGAATTGTAAAACCAAACCTGTTGAGTTTGAACTTATGCATTTATACTCTTTGGACTATCGGATTGGAGAAATTTTGCATTGAATTATCCAACGTATATTCAAGAAAAATTCTTTGTCGAGAGTCTTTATACTCCTGAGATTGATCGACAAGTCAAAAACTACGAACAATAAAGACAAATTTGAACCTACTTAGTGCATTCGTCAAGAACGTACAGGATCACTTCTCATTTTCTAGGTATGCCTTCAATGGCTCCATATTTTCATGTGTGGTGTATAAAAGACATTGATCTACACGTTGAAAATAATGGGATCTAGagaaaaaggaatattttacaacaaaacgagtatacataaaaatattttggtagTTGAGGATACATCATAAAGAATTAGTAGCCTCAAGAAAGTAGATTCCCTGAAAACAAAATGAGCAATGCAACCAATGAAAGGTCTTGTTCATTGATTGAAGCCATTGAATCCATATTTAAGGTTGCGATGTAGCTTAAAAGGGAAGATAAGGAGTAGGGAAGGTTGGtttgtaattaataatttgatgaAACAAGAGGAATCTAATATTATAAATGTTTCATCTAATATTCTACTCTTATTAGTGTTGGAACCTGAGTGATTTGGAAGCTTATTCTTTGACTTTATAACCTAATTTTCACCAATAGATCATTCTTTTTTCGTTATATCAAATACAGCTAAGGTTAGCAAGGGAATAATAGTCTTTGACAAGttgttttaaatgaataaaagcATTCAGAATGAAATTAATAGGTTTATAGAAATTGAGGAATCTAGTATGGTACGATCCTTCTAGGAGCATAAGTATGGGGAGTCTGGTATGGTAAGATTCCTTTGGAAGTATAATTTGGCTGTGTATAGCGCCCTTCTGGCGCAAGTATTTTGTTCGTATTTATCTCTATTGATCTCACTCTTAGAATGATTCGGTTGATTGTGGTTCTGAATCGAGTACGACTCCAAGGCCATCTCGGGTTTCGTATAGTtcgttttattaaattttgttcttTAGTCGCCTTATCTCACGTGAATCCCTTGTGGCTATGTCTTTGGTCACCCACTATGTACACAAGTTTTTTCATTAATCGCATGCAGCTCTTTCTCCACCTACAGCATATATTTAGACCTAACATGCTTGTATGCTATTAATTATATAGCGATGTTTAGATGTCTAAATTTGataagagagagaggaaaaatgtGGATCACATTGTATCAAATATTGTCCATGAATAATGTAGATctcaataaatttaatttaacgGAATTTAGATGTCATGCTCATGTCTTTTCAAATTATTGAAGAtatttagataaatatatagaagtCGCGTGGCAAAGAAAGTCTTATCCAGTTCTCTCTTAACAATGTTATTATAATCAATTCCActaatcattatatattatattttgtctaGGTCCTATTTGAAATTTAGACACTTTAatctaaatttaaattgaatataatatttaaataccaaactctcaaattactaaatttatcttaattcaaaatttctttttatgtggaattcacaatcttttttaactcaacatctctttacACGCAAGACTaataatctttttcaatttctcataaatacatataaattcatcttatatccaaatacatctaaaattatcttaattgGATCTCATAAAACTCACTCTATTATCttaattcactactattcataaagaactcaactcaaattaatatctaaataggACCTAAGAAATTAGTCCAACTAGAAAGAAGctcagagtttttttttttttctcgttcaGTTTAGTGAGTGATGAAGAACACCCTTTCAAAAAGATTGGATTTGAACTAggaaaaattatacttattattCCTACACTAcaaatttactttattttcttttaattttttaactgaTATGTAATgtaaggatgatgagtagaagaactctTAAACTATTTTCTCCTCATGATCGATGCAGAGATAGGGAAAAAGCATTATAACATTTATAATTCAAACGAAAGCTAGAAATTTTCACATCTAGTGGCAGCCAAACCAAACAAAATATCCAGAGATATTTTGGCTTGGATGCCAGATGTCTGTGTTACTCGTTTTCCTTAATGCATTAATGTGTTACTTTTTATGTCAAATGTCTTGTTGCTTAGCCTTTCGAGTACATAGAGGGCGGGATTCATATTATCTAGCGTTTTTATTCAAACCCTAAGACTTAGAGTgagagaaataaatatataaactggACCATACAACATTCATGGTTATTATATGACTAAATTTATCGGATAGCGTTAAATAGCTCACTGATATTATATGACTCGTTTTTATGTATCTATATCTTTTATAGTCTTAGAATTTGCCATTTGGGTGGGAAAAGTGATGGGACCCAAATTCAACGTAGAGTGATTTGTGAATCTGGTCAATTGCATCCTaaaaacatttaataaaatcttttttttcttatggaaaatagacttatttttatgaaatgaaatcgAAATTATAATTGTGACTGataaatacagaaaaaaatttagattaCAAGTTAAACTACTCATATGTTTAGGGCTTCCCGGtacataaatttctttatgacgAGCATTGTCTCAACTTTTATAAACTCtctaataaaaaactttataaGATATGAGATTATGTAAAAATAGAGATTTCAATAtcgatttatttaaaaaaataacactttataaaaacataaataacaaTCCTCCAACCTCCAAAGAATGAGAGGGTATCCAACCCCATCCTCCCGTTTGTCTTAACCTTCAATACAATCTTTTCTTTCAAAGTAAGCAAGTAATTTAAATACCAAATAGAGGGGATTCCGAACAACTTCCGAATTTAAGTTCCACCAagctaaaaagaagaaaataagattTCGGCAATGGACCCATAGGTCTACTTTATGGGCCCAAAGTTCTAGAGAAAGGCTACTTTTATTGGTGGTTGGTTTTGCCGTCCAAAGATTGGGCTGCTTTCTAGATTTGTAGCTAGTTCATTGTTTGGTTAGGTGAAGGACGTGGTTTTGCTATTGTTTTAGGTGCAGCAGTATGATTTTAGCCCTCGTTtagtatatatttaaaatatctcaatagtCAAGAGTTTGAAGGTTTAATGGTATACGAtctgatattttaaataaaaaatttggattCAAAACCCCCTaacctccatatatatatatatatatatatatatatatatatatatatatatatataattaacaaaaaatatcttAGTGTATTAATGGCGGGTGAAGCTCTTCTACTTGTCCTTTTTCGGTACCATTGTTCTAACTTGAAGATCGGCAACTACTTCTGGTTCCGGCAACAATGGGTGTAGCAAAGTCTTGAATTCTATTTTCGATGACTGTTTTGGTTGAGGTACTGGAATGAGATATTTAGATACCGATACATTTCGGTGTACTATTTCGAAATAATcgttatataaataaattaattatatatactgattaataattagatatttttatactactacttaatgattaaaaaaaatgcattagaCTATCAATTCAGAATGTGTTACTTCAAATACTAGcctaattaataaaattctcaattttttaCTATTGAACTTCAACcaaaattaacaataaaaatataaaaaatattgacataAATAATAGTAACACTTACCTAAATCACCAAATGATCCATAGATACCAAAAAACTGTTGGAATGAAGTCAAAATTAATGAAGTCTAATTCAAATAGTACTAAACtcaatatattgaaaaatattaaaaacatgaCCAAATATTGAGAAAGTAGAAATTTTTTGTACTCTTTATTGTTGACGTCAATTTTTAATGGTAGAAATTAATAGTGGTCGAATGGCGAGGAGGTAGTAGAGACGAAAGAATTGCAatatcgtaaaaaaaaaaaaaaattatacaccaCGTCATTAtctcattttcatctcattatacAAGGCGTGATACATTTATCATTATTGGATTATTCGTTATCattaaatagtgataaatatatcacatcttatataataagatgaaagtgAGATGGTGGTGTGGTGTATAGTATTACTCGATCAAtcataaatatgagaaaataaaataaataaataaagtgaagACTTATGTAATTTAGCACTAAGGGCTCATTACTCAATCATAAATacgagaaaataaaagaaataaataaaatgaagactTACGTAATTTAGCAGTGAAGCCTTGATACAAGTTTAGAGCATATAAATCTTATaatgattttttgaaaataaaatttagtaattaaaaaatcataatttcttTATCACGTGTGTCACTTTTATgtcaaaatgattacactaaATTTACAAATCTTAAGACTacacaaattattttaaaaaaaatgaaacattcAATTTGGTTCATTGATAGTACGCTTATCATACACTTGATTAACTGACCATGATAAGATTGAGAGAATGAGACTTGGCCAATGTTTGTCATATCTGATCTTTTAGAGCTAATCCCTATCATTTATATCGACATAATAAGAAATCCAACGTTTtatatttaaggaaaaaaattaataatatggtAAGTGGTgataacaaataataatgatatgatTCAATCTTAAGGGATGGCCTAatgttttcctttttggttccttattgtttattaaaataagataagagttCGCTTCTCAGTTGTTTGTCTGTAGAGGTTGAATATCTATTTAGACAGAGAGTGTTGTCTTTTGGATATTTGTCTGTATAGATCACCAATAGTGAAGACCAGACCAGTCGCAAAAAGAAACAGTGTACTGGTAGAGCTCCAAATgtattattttggtttatgatATCGTGTTTGATATGAAAATATCCTAAAATGTATCCGGTTATGAATATAAGTTTCTTTAATGAATGACTGATGacagtttcttttttttaaaaaaaaaaaaaaaaaaggagggatGGCGTAATGGTTTTGGGGCGAATTGTACAAACCAAACCTCTTGAGTTTGAACTTATGCATTTATACTCTTTGGACTATCGGACTGGAGAAATTTTGCATTGAATTATCCAACGTATATTCAAGAAAAATTCTTTGTCGAGAGTCTTTATACTCCTGAGATTGATCGACAAGTCAAAAACTACGAACAATAAAGACAAATTTGAACCTACTTAGTGCATTCGTCAAGAACGTAGAGGATCACTTCTCATTTTCTAGGTCTGCCTTCAATGGCTCCATATTTTCATGTGTGGTGTACAAAAGACATTGATCTACACGTT comes from the Carya illinoinensis cultivar Pawnee chromosome 8, C.illinoinensisPawnee_v1, whole genome shotgun sequence genome and includes:
- the LOC122274192 gene encoding UDP-glucuronic acid decarboxylase 2-like — protein: MKEKKMGSELIFRGHESQPVSDMYSPKPRKPWLSVTRLIRYMLREQRLVFILVGIAIATLVFTLLPSSSSSRVLYRNGYVPIHETHFDWDPNRLPHHKPALYERSSAFHMRNSVGKLPLGLKRKGLRIVVTGGAGFVGSHLVDRLIERGDSVIVVDNFFTGRKENLMHHFGNPRFELIRHDVVEPLLLEVDQIYHLACPASPVHYKFNPVKTIKTNVVGTLNMLGLAKRVGARFLLTSTSEVYGDPLQHPQVETYWGNVNPIGVRSCYDEGKRTAETLTMDYHRGANVEVRIARIFNTYGPRMCIDDGRVVSNFVAQALRKEPLTVYGDGNQTRSFQYVSDLVEGLIRLMEGEHVGPFNLGNPGEFTMLELARVVQETIDPDAKIEYRANTEDDPHKRKPDITKAKELLGWQPKVELRKGLPLMVSDFRKRIFGDHKERVATTTM